TCAGGTGTAAATGCTGTTAACGGAGATGAATGCTCCATCACTAGTCCCTCCTTATGGGTAATTTTTCATATTTGTGTTATATAATATAACATTATTCCAAGTTTTTTCTGAATATTTTGCTTACATCATTGAATTATTGTAGTAATATAAGCATTAACAGAAATTATCTCTCAACACTCTTCCTGATTAGGTTATATATACTGACATTCGTTAATCAAACTATAGTCATTTCGAATTTTCGTTGCATTAGACACTTTGTCTAATTTCAAAACTGTATTTTTTACGTATGAGAATAGGCTGAGAATAACAGGGCATTAGCCGAAGGCCAGAGCACAGAAGATCGAGGGGGAGTAACTATGGACTGGGAGCTTGTATTAACCATTCGTGACGCTTTAAAAAGACCACTATTCGCAGAAGCCGAGGTGATCGGCGGGGAAAGCGGCCTAAGCCGTGCCATTCGCTGGGTGCATGTACTGGAAAGTGCCAACTTCGAGACTCTAATTCATGGCGAAGAAATGATTTTGACTACGGGGATTGGTGCAAGTGTCGATCTCCCTTCCTCCTTGGAGTTTATGCAGAACCTGATCGACAAAAATGCAGCTTGCCTATGTATTGAGTTAGGTACGTATTTCAGCACCATCCCGCAAGAGATGATCGACTTAGCCGACAGGCATGACTTTCCGCTAATTATCTTCACCCGCACGGTTCGCTTCGTCGATATCACCCTAGACCTCCATTCCATCATCATCAATCGGCATCACCGGATGCTGCAAGAACTCGAAAGCATCTCTCGTGAATTCCACCGTCTGACCTTAACCTCACAAGGAACAGTGAAGGTACTGCAATTATTATGTAAAAGCACCCGCACACAAATCGTCTATATGCAGCTGCAAGGCAAACCCTTATTCTTCCCGGCACTTCCGCCCGATGAGCAAACTCCCCTGCTGAATTTCTTCACCACCTTCGGTGACGAGATGGAAGGCATTCAACCAGACATCGCCCCTTACACCCGAGAATATGGACAGAAGACGATTGCAATCAAGCCTGTAGGTGCGCTGGATCAGACCTGGGCTTACATTTTGATGGTATGCAATCACAAACCACAGGAATTCGACTGTCTGCTGCTGGATTCCGCCTCGCTGTCCATTGCTCAAGAGCTACTGCGTACCCGATATATGGAGGAGCGTAAGCTTTTTTCAGAAAATCTATGGGTCGATGAGCTGATCAATGGTCGTATAGAGGATGACAATCGCTTAAAAGGCTTGATCGGTTCCAATTTCAACATGGTCAACGAACTCCCTTACCGTGTATGCCTTATCGAAATCAAGAACCCTAGAGACGTAAAATGGAACAGCTCAGAGAACGAATGGGAATCAATCACCTTCCACCTTTCGCTCATCCTGCGTTCCATTTTCGAGAAATATTCTTTACGTCCGCTGATCACACTCAAGAACAATCGCCTCACCGTCATCGCACTCGACATTCAATCGAAAATGCCTGGAAAAATGCGGCTTCAGCAAGCACTTGAGGCCCTGCAGAACATCCGCTCCGATGAGAAGCTCAAGGATTTGCAGCTCGTCATTGGAGTCAGCAAATCGCATAAGCGCCTAAAACAGGCCTATTCCGGTTATCAAGAAGCTTTGCAAGCTTTGTCTCTATACTCTTGTTATCAGAAGTCACTGCTCTTCTATGAAGAGCTGGGTGTATTCCAGTTGCTGTTGAGCTTAAATGACGGAAAAACGTTGCAGAACTTCATTCGCAGTTATCTCGGCCCGCTAATCGACCACGACCAAACCAAAGGCAGCGAGCTGCTGCTTACCCTTCGTGTTTATCTGGATCATGATGGTTCCAAACAAATTGCCGCTCAAAACTTATTCATTGTCAGACAGTCCCTTTATTATCGTCTGGACAAAATAACAGAGCTACTGGGTGAAGACTTCATGCAGCCAGAGAATCGGATCTCCATTCAAGTCGCCCTGCGCGCTTACCAATTTCTATATCCAGACAAAATCACTTTGCCTATTCCCCGTTCAGCACAGATTTAAAGGTATCGATAATAAATTCTATATCTTCATCCGTGGAGGATAACGGCGGGGCGAGGGTAAGCACATTGTTGAACCCAGCTACGGTATCGCCATTTTTGCCGATGATAAGCCCCTTGGACTTACATTCGGCAATAATCCCTTTCACAATACTCAGATCAACTGGCTTTTTGCTAACCTTATCTTCAACCAGCTCGATGCCTGTCACTAAACCAAAGCTGCGAACATCACCCACAAGCTTGTGATCAAGCAGCTCAGTAAATTCTGTATTTATTCTTTTACCTAAAAGATCCGCACGTTCCACCAGCTTCTCCTGCTCGATAATCTCCAGATTACGCAGCGCCAGCGCACAAGAAGCAGGATTGCCACCAAAAGTATTCACATGGCGGAAATAGCCATAATCATCGCTATTGTCCTTAAATACCTTATAGATATCCTTACGAACAGCAGTCGCGGATAAAGGAAGATAAGCGCTAGTCAGTCCCTTAGCCATCGTTACGATGTCAGGCTTCACATTAAAGTTGTGATGACCAAACTTACGTCCAGAACGTCCGAATCCACAAATCACCTCATCCATAATGAGCAACACACCGTGCTTACGGCAGATTTCCTGCACCCGATCCAAATAAACCTGATGCGGTACAATGACCCCACCACCCGTAATTACAGGCTCCATAATCACCGCAGCTACCGTCTCCACGCCTTCCCAGATGATCATATCCTCTATGGACTGTGCACACTGGAGGTTGAATTCTTCTACAGTCATCCCGGCCGGGCGGCGATAGCTGTCCGGGGGAGCCACATGCAGAAAACCACCCGCCAACGGTTCATATTTATATTTGCGTTGGGCCTGGCCCGTTGCAGATAATGCCCCAAGTGAACTGCCATGGTACCCACGATAACGGGCAATGAATTTATGGCGATAATGCTGGCCGATTTGCTGCTGGTACTGGCGGGCCATTTTGAAAGCAGCCTCATTGGCTTCCGATCCGCTATTGGAAAAGAAGATCACGTACTCGTCTCCGAGCCATTCATTCAGCTTCTCCGCCAGCGCAATCGCCGGGAGATGACTTTGTGTCAGAGGAAAATAAGGCAGGGTCAGCAACTGATTGTAAGCAGCTTCCGCCAGCTCCTTGCGCCCGTATCCCACATTTACACACCACAGGCCAGACATCCCATCCAAAAATCGATTGCCTTGTATATCCGTGATCCACGACCCACTTGCCGAGGCGGCAATCATAGGCGGATTTTTTTCACTATAAGGTGTAATGCTGTGCCATAAATATTTCCGATCCTTGCTCACCGCAAGCTCACTATCATTCCCCAGACTCTGCATAACATCTTCTCCTCTCAGCAGCTCATTTTCTCTAATAACGGGCAGTGATCATCTTTTTACGCGTATAGAATTCCACCCCATCACGGCCATTGGCATGCAGGTCTCCATAGAATGATTTCTTATAACCCGAGAAGGGGAAAAAGGCCATGGGCGCAGGCACACCCAGATTCACACCCAACATCCCTGCATCAATCTCTTCCCGGAACTCGCGGATCGCTTTAGCGCTATCTGTGTAAATGCACGCCCCATTCGCGAATGGAGACTGATTCGTTACCGCAATCGCTTCGCTTAAACTCTTCACACGGATCACAGACAACACCGGTGCAAAAATCTCATCCTTCCAGAGGGTCATTCCCGGCTGTACATGATCAAATATCGTCGGTCCGATAAAATAACCCACACCGCCCACAGCAGCATCTTTCCGCCCATCTCTCACTAGCTTGGCTTGTTCAGCTTCACCAGTCTCAATGTAATAAAGAGTCCTCTCCTTATTCGACTGGCGAATTACTGGACCCAAAAACACCCCGTCATCAGCACCATTACCAATCTTAAGCTCATCTGCAGCCGCAGCCAGACGACTCACTAGCTCGTCAGCAATATCCTCATGAACCACTACAACCGAGCAAGCCATACACCGCTCACCCGCTGAGCCAAACGCAGCGGCAATTATATTCTTCACCGCATTATCCAGCTCCGCATCAGGTAACACAATCGAGTGATTCTTAGCGCCTGCCAATGCCTGAACCCGCTTCCCCTGCGCCGTCCCCGCCTTATATACATATTCCGCAACCGGCTGCGAACCGACGAACGAAATCGCCTTCACTTCATCATGCTCCAGCAGCCCGTTCACCACCTCATGCGCTCCATGAACCACATTCAGCACACCTGGTGGAAAGCCCGCTTCAGCAAATAATTCAGCTAACCGATTGACCAGCAGAGGCGTACGCTCAGAAGGCTTCAGCACAAAGGTATTCCCGCAAGCAATGGCGAGTGGAAACATCCAGCAAGGAACCATCATCGGAAAATTAAACGGGGCAATCCCCCCGATAACCCCCAATGGATAGCGGTACATCCCGGATTCAATTCCGGTAGCAATATCCGGAAGCTGGCTGCCCATCATCAACGTGGGGATGCCTGCGGCAAATTCCACACACTCAATTCCACGCTGCACCTCACCTTGCGCCTCTTCCAGACTTTTGCCATTCTCCAGCGTAATCAGCAGGGCCAGCTCATGCCAATGCTTTACCAGCAGCTGTTGATATTGAAAAAAGTAGCGGGCGCGACGCGGCACAGCGACCCTTTTCCACGCTTGAAATGCCACAGCAGCCGCTTCTACCGCCGCACTCAGCTCTTCCTTACTGGAAATGGGCACATAAGCAATCACTTTACCCGTCGCCGGATTATATACCTCTTCATCTCGCCCGGACGACGATTCTACCCAAGCTCCATTCACATAATTCTTAACTCTTTCAGCCTGCGTTACTAGGAGAGACATAGCTCGCACCTCTTTCTCTGTTTCAGATGCACTGATGGACTGCTGATTATAATAGATGACCGCCAGATCAGGCGGCCATCCACTATAACATTAAGCTCAGTTGGTTATTTTGCTGCCATTTCTACGATTTCGTTCGTATAAGCCTCATCTACCTTAGCAGGCTCTTTAATAACACCGAACTTTTGCGAAATATCAGCCGTTTGCTGGAACGCCGCTGCATCGGTATATCCCATCTTCGCACTATCAAAGCCCTCAGGCAGAATCAGCTTGGCAACCTCGGTCATCATCGTCAATTGATGCTCCTTAGTAGTACTGCCGTCTTCTGCTTGCTTCATTACACTATCCACCGCAGCCGCAGGATCAGCAATTGCAGCTTTCCAGCCCTTCAGGGAGGCACGTACAAACTTTGCCGCAGTCTCCTTGTTCTCCGCAAGCCATTCCTTATTAGCGAACAGATTATCCTCTAGCATCGCTACGCCTTCTGTATTCATATCGATGACATTCAGATCCTCAGCCTTAACGCCTGACTCCAGCACTACTTGGTACTCGTTGTAAGTCATCGCTGAGGCCGCATCGATCTGATCGCCCAAGAACTGATCCATCGTGAACCCTTGCTTCGTAAAGCTTAGATCCTTATTCGGATCGAACTTATATTTATCGAATAACGCTAATAGTTCAAACTCGTTGCCGCCCATCCAATTGCCGACTTTTTTACCCTTAAGATCAGCGGCTGAGTTGATGCCCGCCGATTTTTTGGAGACCAGGACCAATCCGCTCTTTTGATAGATTTGCGCGATCTGCACCAGCGGCATTCCCTCTTCAAGACTCGGCAGCAAGCTGGCTACCCAACCCACACCGATATCTGCGGAGCCACCTGCTACTTGCTGTTCCGGAACAATATCCGGACCTCCCGGCAAAATCTCTACATTCAATCCTTCTTCCTTGTAATATCCTTTATCCTGCGCCACAAAATATCCAGCAAATTGTGCCTGTGGCACCCATTTTAATTGCAGCTTCACTGTAACTGGATCAGCCGCTGGTTCAGCCGTAGCACTTGCCTCAGGAGCTGTAGAAGCTTCAGGGGCAGTCGTAGCTTCGGCTGCCGAGTTATTATTGTTGCCCCCGCAACCCGCCATTAAAGAAACACTTAACATCATCACGATCGCCAACAAACCACCACGAAATTTGCGTTTTTTCCCATTCATCAATCGAACTCCCCCTATCGTAATTTAAGTTTGTAACAAGCGTAAACGCCTTCGTCGTCCTTATAAGGATGATAAGCGTTTAAGCGAGAAATATAAGGATGATGTATAGTGTGAAACTTATAAATCCTTATATTTCAAGCAGCACAGTATGGACAATCATCGTGGTGCGTTGTATGCATACAGCCGTGGGCGGTTTCTCTTTTCCCTTCCCACTAGGACCGGATGTAATGATGTTATAGAGCTCATTTACGTTGCGAAGGATGCCACTTGATGAACACTTTCTCAAGCCGCTCAACCACTAGGTAGAAGAGCACGCCGGCAATTGCAGCCAGCACAATACAGGACCAGCCCAGTGGCATTTTGGCAACTTTAATGGAATTGGAGAGCAGGTACCCAAGCCCTTTTGAGGAGAAAAAGAATTCCCCAACAATGGCGCCAATCATACTCGCCGTCGCGTTGATCTTCAGTGCTGTAAATACATAGGGTAAGCTATTGCGAATCCGCAGATAACGAAACACTGCCGGTTTACCTGCCGCATAGGAATGCATCAGATCCAGCGCCAATGGATCGATCGCCGCCATGCCTTTATAGGCGTTGATCGCCATCGCAGCCATTGTAGTTGCCGTTACTATGGCAATCCGCGAGCCTATCCCATCCCCGAACCACAGATTCATAATGGGCGCGAGGGCGACGATGGGCACAGCATTTAGAGCAGCAACCAAAGTTAAACTTCCACTTCCC
This genomic stretch from Paenibacillus sp. FSL H7-0737 harbors:
- a CDS encoding PucR family transcriptional regulator, producing the protein MDWELVLTIRDALKRPLFAEAEVIGGESGLSRAIRWVHVLESANFETLIHGEEMILTTGIGASVDLPSSLEFMQNLIDKNAACLCIELGTYFSTIPQEMIDLADRHDFPLIIFTRTVRFVDITLDLHSIIINRHHRMLQELESISREFHRLTLTSQGTVKVLQLLCKSTRTQIVYMQLQGKPLFFPALPPDEQTPLLNFFTTFGDEMEGIQPDIAPYTREYGQKTIAIKPVGALDQTWAYILMVCNHKPQEFDCLLLDSASLSIAQELLRTRYMEERKLFSENLWVDELINGRIEDDNRLKGLIGSNFNMVNELPYRVCLIEIKNPRDVKWNSSENEWESITFHLSLILRSIFEKYSLRPLITLKNNRLTVIALDIQSKMPGKMRLQQALEALQNIRSDEKLKDLQLVIGVSKSHKRLKQAYSGYQEALQALSLYSCYQKSLLFYEELGVFQLLLSLNDGKTLQNFIRSYLGPLIDHDQTKGSELLLTLRVYLDHDGSKQIAAQNLFIVRQSLYYRLDKITELLGEDFMQPENRISIQVALRAYQFLYPDKITLPIPRSAQI
- a CDS encoding aspartate aminotransferase family protein, whose amino-acid sequence is MQSLGNDSELAVSKDRKYLWHSITPYSEKNPPMIAASASGSWITDIQGNRFLDGMSGLWCVNVGYGRKELAEAAYNQLLTLPYFPLTQSHLPAIALAEKLNEWLGDEYVIFFSNSGSEANEAAFKMARQYQQQIGQHYRHKFIARYRGYHGSSLGALSATGQAQRKYKYEPLAGGFLHVAPPDSYRRPAGMTVEEFNLQCAQSIEDMIIWEGVETVAAVIMEPVITGGGVIVPHQVYLDRVQEICRKHGVLLIMDEVICGFGRSGRKFGHHNFNVKPDIVTMAKGLTSAYLPLSATAVRKDIYKVFKDNSDDYGYFRHVNTFGGNPASCALALRNLEIIEQEKLVERADLLGKRINTEFTELLDHKLVGDVRSFGLVTGIELVEDKVSKKPVDLSIVKGIIAECKSKGLIIGKNGDTVAGFNNVLTLAPPLSSTDEDIEFIIDTFKSVLNGE
- a CDS encoding CoA-acylating methylmalonate-semialdehyde dehydrogenase, with amino-acid sequence MSLLVTQAERVKNYVNGAWVESSSGRDEEVYNPATGKVIAYVPISSKEELSAAVEAAAVAFQAWKRVAVPRRARYFFQYQQLLVKHWHELALLITLENGKSLEEAQGEVQRGIECVEFAAGIPTLMMGSQLPDIATGIESGMYRYPLGVIGGIAPFNFPMMVPCWMFPLAIACGNTFVLKPSERTPLLVNRLAELFAEAGFPPGVLNVVHGAHEVVNGLLEHDEVKAISFVGSQPVAEYVYKAGTAQGKRVQALAGAKNHSIVLPDAELDNAVKNIIAAAFGSAGERCMACSVVVVHEDIADELVSRLAAAADELKIGNGADDGVFLGPVIRQSNKERTLYYIETGEAEQAKLVRDGRKDAAVGGVGYFIGPTIFDHVQPGMTLWKDEIFAPVLSVIRVKSLSEAIAVTNQSPFANGACIYTDSAKAIREFREEIDAGMLGVNLGVPAPMAFFPFSGYKKSFYGDLHANGRDGVEFYTRKKMITARY
- a CDS encoding ABC transporter substrate-binding protein yields the protein MNGKKRKFRGGLLAIVMMLSVSLMAGCGGNNNNSAAEATTAPEASTAPEASATAEPAADPVTVKLQLKWVPQAQFAGYFVAQDKGYYKEEGLNVEILPGGPDIVPEQQVAGGSADIGVGWVASLLPSLEEGMPLVQIAQIYQKSGLVLVSKKSAGINSAADLKGKKVGNWMGGNEFELLALFDKYKFDPNKDLSFTKQGFTMDQFLGDQIDAASAMTYNEYQVVLESGVKAEDLNVIDMNTEGVAMLEDNLFANKEWLAENKETAAKFVRASLKGWKAAIADPAAAVDSVMKQAEDGSTTKEHQLTMMTEVAKLILPEGFDSAKMGYTDAAAFQQTADISQKFGVIKEPAKVDEAYTNEIVEMAAK
- a CDS encoding ABC transporter permease, with the protein product METNSVREASFMGSSGKEMAQPALTATQKNAVAVPKPAEATASRGGSRMLKRIFSAGVLLPVLAGVLFLGLWEFEFFHKIFDLKKYQLPLPTAIATTMRDNFSMLLSYTGYTLTEAVLGMLVGSAIGFLIALAATAWPRWGSGSLTLVAALNAVPIVALAPIMNLWFGDGIGSRIAIVTATTMAAMAINAYKGMAAIDPLALDLMHSYAAGKPAVFRYLRIRNSLPYVFTALKINATASMIGAIVGEFFFSSKGLGYLLSNSIKVAKMPLGWSCIVLAAIAGVLFYLVVERLEKVFIKWHPSQRK